A single window of Candidatus Thermoplasmatota archaeon DNA harbors:
- a CDS encoding ribonuclease P protein subunit gives MTRTDWIGFHAEVLAPAPYAGIAGTVVDETRETLRIASDDRERVVPKRGSTFRVKAPDGSEAVVEGSTIAKRPEDRLRG, from the coding sequence GTGACGCGGACGGACTGGATCGGATTCCACGCGGAGGTGCTCGCCCCCGCCCCCTACGCGGGCATCGCGGGCACCGTCGTGGACGAGACCCGGGAGACCCTCCGCATCGCGTCGGACGACCGCGAGCGCGTCGTTCCCAAGCGCGGAAGCACGTTCCGCGTGAAGGCCCCCGACGGCTCGGAGGCGGTCGTGGAAGGATCGACGATCGCCAAGCGCCCGGAGGATCGCCTCCGAGGCTGA